In Chloroflexota bacterium, the following are encoded in one genomic region:
- a CDS encoding thiamine ABC transporter substrate-binding protein — MKKTILLIVALVATMLLAACGPQFAPTSDPDAGQARKKLVLMSHDSFAVSEDVITQFEQETNITVEFLLAGDAGAALNKACLSKGNPLGDVFFGVDNTFLSRAINCGIFEPYRSPALDSVPSELYLDPAFGLLPVDFGYVNLNYDRRWFDEQGLAVPGRLEDLIKPAYKGLLVVENPATSSPGLAFLLTTIAHFGEDGDYSYLDFWRDLRANGVLITDGWSEAYFGHFTVGSGGEGDRPLVVSYATSPPADVFYSESSKSEPDSGNISPADGTFRQIEFVGILKGTEQREAAEELVDFMLSRAFQEDIPLQMFVYPANGEAALPDLFTRFAEVPVEPVDIDAGAIEANRERWIEAWTETVLR; from the coding sequence ATGAAAAAGACAATCTTGCTGATAGTTGCGTTGGTCGCTACGATGTTGTTGGCAGCCTGTGGCCCTCAATTTGCGCCGACGAGCGATCCGGACGCGGGACAGGCGAGGAAAAAACTGGTTCTGATGTCTCATGACAGCTTTGCTGTCAGCGAGGATGTGATCACCCAGTTTGAGCAGGAAACGAATATCACCGTCGAATTCCTGCTGGCCGGCGATGCGGGTGCTGCGCTGAACAAGGCCTGTCTGAGCAAGGGCAATCCTCTTGGTGATGTGTTCTTTGGCGTCGACAATACCTTTCTCAGTCGGGCCATCAACTGCGGCATCTTTGAGCCCTATCGATCCCCGGCGCTGGACTCTGTGCCCTCCGAGCTGTACCTGGATCCTGCCTTTGGGCTGTTGCCCGTTGACTTCGGCTACGTCAATCTGAACTATGATCGTCGCTGGTTTGACGAGCAAGGGCTGGCTGTGCCTGGAAGGTTGGAAGACCTGATCAAGCCTGCATACAAGGGCTTGCTGGTGGTCGAAAACCCTGCAACATCCTCGCCAGGGTTGGCGTTTCTATTGACTACCATTGCCCACTTCGGTGAGGATGGCGACTATTCTTACCTGGACTTTTGGCGAGACCTGCGGGCCAATGGCGTATTGATTACCGATGGCTGGAGTGAGGCCTACTTTGGTCACTTCACCGTGGGCAGTGGTGGAGAGGGAGACCGGCCCCTGGTGGTCAGTTATGCCACCAGTCCACCGGCTGATGTCTTTTATAGCGAAAGCAGCAAAAGTGAGCCTGATAGCGGCAATATATCTCCCGCTGATGGTACGTTTCGCCAGATCGAATTCGTCGGAATCCTGAAGGGAACAGAGCAACGGGAAGCGGCTGAGGAACTGGTCGATTTTATGTTGAGCAGGGCTTTTCAGGAGGATATCCCCCTTCAGATGTTTGTCTATCCTGCCAACGGCGAGGCTGCTCTGCCTGATCTGTTCACCCGCTTCGCGGAAGTGCCCGTTGAGCCCGTCGATATCGATGCCGGCGCGATTGAAGCCAACCGCGAGCGGTGGATCGAGGCCTGGACTGAGACAGTGTTAAGGTAA